From Methylocystis sp. ATCC 49242, one genomic window encodes:
- a CDS encoding heparinase II/III family protein, whose product MRLAGVSAARALARRAAAPYHLVKSMAIAPPERLRVAPPEIRTTDSTVADEIYAGYFSFEGKTVQTHGASPFGLSAPTPGWRRALAGFSWLRHLRAADRALAQANARALVADFLSLRGLPRRDPAMEPAVIARRLLSFLTQSPVLLDGADADFYDAFMRSLAHSARLLWRALASGEARGADRMFCAVALAQYAVCADNGRKIGPQVTHALSAELDRQILSDGGHISRNPQVAVDLLLDLLPLRQVIAARGLQTPESMLRSIDRMMPTLRMLQHGDGSLALFNGMGATALDRLANVLAYEDSRGAAPANAPYSGYQRLEARDALVIVDAGPPPPPEFSRGAHAGCLSFEFSLGFERVVVNCGAPAPQHEDARELARATAAHSTLVLGDMSSARIGPRGAGRWAAGRILDGPRVVSVERRQLEDETTLVMSHDGYRRDFGLVHARELTLTHDATTVAGRDRLLVAENATPRAAPTEFEIRFHLHPRVRAAPRGADVELTLANGETLLFEAVGARPLVEESIFFANPGGARRCAQIVLRGYASPQAEVRWSLQRVEALPPVPLAGDV is encoded by the coding sequence ATGCGGCTGGCTGGCGTCTCCGCCGCGCGCGCGCTCGCGCGCCGCGCGGCCGCGCCTTATCATCTCGTGAAGTCCATGGCGATCGCGCCGCCCGAGCGGCTGCGGGTCGCGCCGCCGGAAATCCGCACGACGGATTCGACCGTCGCCGACGAGATTTACGCGGGCTATTTTTCCTTCGAGGGCAAAACCGTCCAGACTCACGGCGCCTCGCCCTTCGGCCTGTCGGCGCCCACGCCCGGATGGCGGCGCGCGCTCGCGGGTTTCTCCTGGCTGCGCCATTTGCGCGCCGCCGACAGGGCGCTGGCGCAGGCGAACGCCCGGGCGCTCGTCGCCGATTTCCTGTCCCTGCGCGGGCTCCCCCGGCGCGATCCGGCGATGGAGCCGGCCGTCATCGCGCGACGCCTGCTGTCCTTCCTCACCCAGTCGCCCGTGCTGCTCGACGGCGCCGACGCCGATTTCTACGACGCTTTCATGCGGTCCCTGGCGCATAGCGCGCGACTTCTGTGGCGGGCGCTGGCGTCCGGCGAGGCGCGCGGGGCCGATCGCATGTTCTGCGCCGTCGCCCTCGCCCAATACGCCGTCTGCGCCGACAATGGCCGCAAGATCGGCCCGCAGGTGACGCACGCCCTTTCCGCCGAACTCGACCGCCAGATTCTGAGCGACGGCGGCCATATCAGCCGCAATCCGCAGGTCGCGGTCGATCTGCTGCTCGATCTTCTCCCCCTGCGCCAGGTCATCGCCGCGCGTGGCCTGCAGACGCCGGAGTCGATGCTGCGCTCGATCGACCGAATGATGCCGACCCTGCGGATGCTGCAGCATGGCGACGGCTCGCTGGCGCTCTTCAACGGCATGGGCGCGACGGCGCTGGACCGTCTCGCCAATGTCCTCGCCTATGAGGATTCGCGCGGCGCGGCGCCGGCGAACGCGCCATATTCGGGCTATCAGCGCCTCGAGGCGCGGGACGCGCTCGTCATTGTCGACGCGGGCCCCCCGCCGCCGCCGGAATTCTCGCGCGGCGCCCATGCGGGATGTCTCTCCTTCGAATTTTCGCTCGGCTTCGAGCGCGTCGTCGTGAATTGCGGCGCTCCCGCGCCCCAGCACGAAGACGCCCGCGAGCTGGCCCGCGCCACTGCGGCGCATTCAACCCTTGTGCTCGGCGACATGTCCTCGGCGCGCATCGGTCCGCGCGGCGCCGGGCGTTGGGCCGCGGGCCGCATTCTCGACGGGCCGCGCGTCGTTTCGGTCGAACGGCGCCAGCTCGAGGACGAGACGACGCTCGTCATGTCGCATGACGGCTATCGACGCGATTTCGGCCTCGTCCACGCGCGAGAGCTGACGCTGACCCATGACGCGACCACCGTGGCGGGCCGCGACCGTCTTCTTGTCGCCGAGAACGCCACGCCCCGGGCCGCTCCGACCGAGTTCGAGATCCGCTTTCACCTGCATCCCCGTGTTCGCGCGGCGCCGCGCGGGGCGGATGTGGAGCTGACGCTCGCCAATGGCGAGACATTGCTTTTCGAAGCCGTCGGCGCCCGGCCGCTCGTCGAGGAGAGCATCTTCTTCGCCAATCCGGGCGGGGCGCGCCGATGCGCCCAGATCGTTCTGCGCGGCTACGCCTCGCCGCAGGCCGAGGTGCGCTGGTCCCTTCAGCGCGTCGAGGCGCTTCCGCCGGTTCCGCTGGCGGGGGATGTGTGA
- a CDS encoding gamma carbonic anhydrase family protein, which produces MPLYKLDGTAPRLPAPGRFFVAPGAHLIGRVELQEDANVWFGCVLRGDNEWITIGARSNIQDNSVLHTDMGFPLTIGADCTIGHNVILHGCTIGEGSLIGMGATILNGARIGRNCLVGANALVTEGKEFPDNSLIVGSPAKVIRELGDDARLRHLESAKHYVENGRRYAKGLESIAD; this is translated from the coding sequence ATGCCGCTTTACAAGCTCGACGGAACCGCCCCGCGCCTGCCCGCCCCCGGACGCTTTTTCGTGGCGCCGGGCGCGCATCTCATCGGAAGGGTGGAGCTGCAGGAAGACGCCAATGTCTGGTTCGGCTGCGTCCTGCGCGGCGACAATGAGTGGATCACCATCGGCGCGCGCAGCAACATTCAGGACAACAGCGTTCTCCATACCGACATGGGCTTCCCGCTGACCATCGGGGCGGATTGCACCATCGGCCACAATGTCATCCTGCACGGCTGCACGATTGGAGAGGGCAGCCTGATCGGCATGGGCGCGACGATCCTCAACGGCGCCAGGATCGGCAGGAACTGCCTCGTCGGCGCCAATGCGCTCGTCACCGAAGGCAAGGAATTTCCAGACAATTCGCTGATCGTCGGCTCGCCCGCGAAGGTCATCCGCGAACTCGGCGACGACGCGCGCCTCCGCCATCTCGAATCAGCGAAACATTATGTCGAAAACGGCCGGCGCTATGCGAAGGGGCTGGAGTCGATCGCCGATTGA
- a CDS encoding transglutaminase-like cysteine peptidase: MSVFSRRALKSLGLAAGLLCLAASGVIARPAAATYAPVGPETSVPFGWVDFCQRYASECREGDGGAREIEWTDAARRRIEKINAWVNRNIDPVSDRDHWGVVDEWDYPTDGKGDCEDYALLKRRMLIEDGFPSGALLLTVVKDEHGDGHSILTVRTDRGDYVLDNLTGGVKPWSSAPYRFVKRQSQASPNVWVSIGAPTSAPMYVSK; the protein is encoded by the coding sequence ATGTCGGTCTTCTCGCGTCGCGCATTGAAAAGCCTCGGTCTCGCCGCCGGGCTTCTCTGCCTCGCCGCTTCCGGGGTCATCGCCCGCCCGGCGGCGGCGACCTACGCCCCGGTCGGGCCCGAAACCAGCGTGCCCTTCGGCTGGGTCGATTTCTGCCAGCGCTACGCATCCGAATGCCGCGAGGGCGACGGCGGCGCGCGCGAGATCGAATGGACGGACGCCGCGCGCCGACGGATCGAGAAGATCAACGCCTGGGTGAACAGGAACATCGATCCCGTCTCCGACAGGGATCATTGGGGCGTCGTGGACGAGTGGGACTATCCCACCGACGGCAAGGGCGATTGCGAGGATTACGCGCTGCTGAAGCGCCGCATGCTGATCGAGGACGGCTTTCCGTCCGGGGCGCTGCTGCTCACGGTCGTCAAGGACGAGCATGGCGACGGCCATTCGATCCTGACGGTGAGGACGGATCGCGGCGATTATGTGCTCGACAATCTCACGGGCGGCGTGAAGCCCTGGTCGAGCGCGCCCTATCGTTTCGTGAAGCGTCAGTCGCAGGCGAGCCCGAATGTCTGGGTCTCAATCGGCGCGCCTACGAGCGCGCCGATGTATGTGTCGAAGTAA
- a CDS encoding transglutaminase-like cysteine peptidase, whose protein sequence is MFGIIGKAVAALGLAGVALVAVNETSFAGVEAATFAATGAETSVPYGWVDFCQRYRGECQETTHEARDIELTPAAFRKIARINSWVNRNIDPVSDTDHWGAVDAWDYPTDGKGDCEDYALLKRRMLIEAGFPAEALLLTVVKEKNGDGHSVLTIKTNRGEFVLDNLADQVKPWTAAPYRFVKRQSQENPNVWVSIGAPTTAPLYVSNKP, encoded by the coding sequence ATGTTCGGCATCATCGGCAAAGCGGTTGCGGCTCTCGGACTGGCGGGCGTGGCGCTCGTCGCCGTCAATGAGACCAGCTTCGCCGGCGTGGAGGCCGCGACCTTCGCCGCGACGGGCGCCGAGACGAGCGTCCCCTATGGCTGGGTCGATTTCTGCCAGCGCTATCGCGGCGAATGTCAGGAAACGACGCATGAGGCGCGCGACATCGAGCTGACGCCGGCGGCGTTCCGCAAGATCGCCCGCATCAACAGCTGGGTGAACAGGAACATCGACCCCGTCTCCGACACGGACCACTGGGGCGCGGTCGACGCCTGGGACTATCCGACCGACGGCAAGGGCGATTGCGAGGATTACGCCCTCCTGAAGCGCCGCATGCTGATCGAGGCGGGATTTCCGGCCGAGGCCCTGTTGCTCACGGTCGTGAAGGAGAAGAACGGCGACGGCCACTCGGTCCTCACGATCAAGACCAACCGCGGCGAGTTCGTGCTCGACAATCTCGCCGATCAAGTGAAGCCCTGGACCGCCGCCCCCTACCGCTTCGTGAAGCGTCAGTCGCAGGAGAATCCCAATGTGTGGGTCTCGATCGGCGCGCCGACGACCGCCCCCCTCTACGTCTCGAATAAACCATAA
- a CDS encoding MipA/OmpV family protein, translated as MRLLRRVFAAFCWLIGAASATELTPPPKTDANGWIVTVSVTGAVAPSFPGSGQMRPYPFPSVSFRKVGEPELFSTPDEGFGLALLDLGYLRAGPVANFVFQRGQRDGLFGLRRIGLTHEVGGFIEVNPLEHVRLRAELRQGVDGHRGFVAALYADAYQSFGRFRVSAGPRLNFGDNSYANAYFSVTPFEALINGRLTPYNATGGFTSAGGMATVRYDFDEWTSVSVFGGGQRLLGGVGGSPIPNLIGSRSQYTAGLSVARSFEVRNPFPF; from the coding sequence TTGAGACTTTTACGGCGTGTGTTCGCCGCTTTCTGCTGGCTCATCGGCGCAGCGAGCGCGACCGAACTGACCCCACCGCCAAAAACCGACGCCAATGGCTGGATCGTCACGGTCAGCGTCACGGGCGCGGTCGCGCCGAGCTTTCCGGGCTCGGGCCAGATGCGGCCTTATCCCTTTCCCTCGGTTTCCTTCCGCAAGGTAGGCGAGCCGGAGCTTTTCTCGACGCCCGACGAGGGTTTCGGTCTGGCGCTGCTCGATCTCGGCTATCTGCGCGCCGGGCCGGTGGCGAACTTCGTGTTCCAGCGCGGCCAGCGGGACGGGCTCTTCGGCCTGCGCCGGATTGGGCTCACGCATGAGGTGGGCGGCTTCATCGAGGTCAATCCGCTCGAGCATGTCCGCCTTCGCGCGGAGCTTCGCCAGGGCGTCGACGGCCATCGCGGCTTCGTCGCAGCGCTTTATGCCGACGCCTATCAGAGTTTCGGGCGTTTTCGCGTTTCCGCCGGCCCGCGGCTGAACTTCGGCGACAATAGCTACGCCAACGCCTATTTCTCGGTGACGCCGTTCGAGGCGCTGATCAACGGGCGACTTACGCCCTACAACGCCACGGGCGGATTCACCTCCGCGGGCGGAATGGCGACGGTGCGCTACGATTTCGACGAATGGACCAGCGTCTCGGTCTTCGGCGGAGGCCAGCGTCTGCTTGGCGGCGTCGGGGGAAGCCCCATTCCGAACCTCATCGGCTCCCGCAGCCAATACACCGCCGGCCTCTCGGTCGCGCGCTCCTTCGAGGTGCGCAATCCGTTTCCGTTCTGA
- a CDS encoding FAD-dependent monooxygenase, with protein sequence MSAPIVIAGAGVGGLTAALSLARAGRRALVLERAAKIEEVGAGFQIAPNAGRVLAGLGLEPMLAAAALEPQAINIRRGRDGAVLARLDLSGARERWGAPFRVFHRADLQQILLQGALAEELVEIRTGARVGDFEDRSGVVSLRVHTSGGLEQIDASGLVGADGQRSAVRAHLHRTERDAPIYSGATAWRALVPAELAPAPLRARESNLWLSPGAHVVHYPLRDGSIINVVVIVEEPPRQQDGASILSLDGPSLARELDRLRSAPMLRELVEAGAVWRHWPLFARPPLKSWSRGAVTLLGDAAHPMMPFLAQGAAQAIEDADALGRAFTQLGATAETAFAAYERARIVRASQVVRASRRQGEYFHMGGPAAFARDLAIRALGGRGMLARNAWLYR encoded by the coding sequence GTGAGCGCGCCCATCGTCATCGCGGGCGCCGGCGTCGGCGGGCTGACCGCCGCATTGTCGCTGGCGCGCGCGGGCAGACGAGCGCTGGTTCTGGAGCGCGCGGCGAAAATCGAGGAAGTCGGCGCGGGGTTTCAGATCGCGCCCAACGCCGGGCGGGTTCTGGCCGGTCTCGGCCTCGAGCCGATGCTCGCGGCGGCGGCGCTGGAGCCGCAGGCGATCAACATCCGCCGCGGGCGCGACGGCGCCGTTCTGGCCCGGCTCGATCTTTCCGGCGCGCGCGAGCGCTGGGGCGCGCCTTTCCGTGTTTTCCATCGCGCCGATCTCCAGCAGATACTGTTGCAGGGCGCGCTCGCGGAGGAGCTCGTCGAGATCCGCACAGGCGCGCGGGTCGGCGATTTCGAGGATCGCTCCGGCGTCGTCTCGCTGCGCGTCCACACATCCGGGGGGCTGGAGCAGATCGACGCCTCCGGCCTCGTCGGCGCCGATGGTCAGCGCTCCGCCGTGCGCGCGCATCTGCATCGCACAGAGCGCGACGCGCCCATCTATTCCGGCGCCACCGCCTGGCGCGCGTTGGTGCCGGCCGAACTGGCGCCTGCGCCGCTGCGGGCGCGGGAGAGCAATCTCTGGCTGTCGCCGGGCGCGCATGTCGTGCATTACCCGCTTCGCGACGGCTCGATCATAAATGTCGTCGTGATCGTCGAGGAGCCGCCGCGGCAGCAGGACGGCGCCTCCATCCTCTCGCTCGACGGGCCGTCGCTGGCGCGCGAACTGGATCGGCTGCGCTCGGCGCCGATGCTGCGCGAACTGGTGGAGGCGGGGGCCGTCTGGCGGCACTGGCCGCTTTTCGCCCGCCCGCCGCTCAAGAGCTGGAGTCGCGGCGCGGTGACCCTGCTCGGCGACGCCGCGCACCCCATGATGCCCTTTCTGGCGCAGGGCGCCGCGCAGGCGATCGAGGACGCCGACGCGCTGGGCCGCGCCTTCACGCAGCTCGGCGCGACGGCGGAGACGGCCTTCGCCGCCTATGAGCGCGCCCGCATCGTCCGCGCCTCGCAGGTGGTGCGCGCCTCGCGCCGCCAGGGCGAATATTTCCACATGGGCGGTCCGGCGGCCTTCGCCCGCGATCTCGCCATCCGCGCTCTCGGCGGGCGCGGCATGCTCGCGCGCAACGCCTGGCTCTACCGGTAA
- a CDS encoding zinc-finger domain-containing protein → MAEHSTPHFHNTPGVAQIRVGAKEFMCIGALPPFDHPHVYLDMGADSQAVCPYCSTLFVYDASLHGGADPAECVYHATEEAA, encoded by the coding sequence ATGGCCGAACATTCCACGCCCCATTTCCACAATACGCCCGGCGTCGCCCAGATTCGCGTGGGGGCGAAGGAGTTCATGTGCATCGGCGCGCTGCCGCCGTTCGACCATCCGCATGTCTATCTCGACATGGGCGCGGATTCGCAGGCGGTCTGCCCCTATTGCTCGACCCTTTTCGTCTACGACGCCTCGCTGCACGGCGGCGCCGACCCGGCGGAATGCGTCTATCACGCGACCGAAGAAGCCGCCTGA
- a CDS encoding cytochrome c-type biogenesis protein: MKCRYIIAAALVIAPLAAHAVTPGEMLSDPALEARARVITGELRCLVCQNQSIDDSDASLAKDLRVLVREKLKEGMSDAEVKEYVHARYGDFVLLRPPLKMGTILLWTAPLIALLAGAAAVWTAARRNRRATLAPAALTAQERERLKALGVDPKE; encoded by the coding sequence ATGAAGTGTCGTTACATTATCGCGGCCGCGCTCGTCATCGCGCCGCTCGCCGCCCACGCCGTCACGCCGGGCGAAATGCTCTCCGACCCCGCGCTCGAGGCCCGTGCCCGCGTCATCACCGGCGAGTTGCGCTGCCTCGTCTGCCAGAACCAGTCGATCGACGATTCCGACGCCTCGCTTGCGAAAGACCTGCGGGTTCTCGTGCGCGAGAAGCTCAAGGAAGGCATGAGCGACGCCGAGGTGAAGGAATATGTGCACGCCCGCTACGGCGACTTCGTCCTGCTGCGTCCACCGTTGAAGATGGGGACAATCCTGCTGTGGACGGCGCCGCTTATCGCGCTGCTGGCCGGGGCGGCCGCCGTCTGGACCGCCGCCCGACGCAACCGTCGCGCCACCCTTGCGCCCGCCGCCCTGACGGCGCAGGAGCGCGAGCGGCTGAAGGCGCTGGGCGTCGACCCGAAAGAGTGA
- a CDS encoding heme lyase CcmF/NrfE family subunit, whose translation MIVETGHYALVLALALALAQFVIPFAGARLNDAALMRVARPTAIAQFLLIALAYGALTYAHVVSDFSLVNVIENSHSLKPFIYKISGVWGNHEGSMLLWVLVLSLCGALIALFSSAIPDKLRADALSVQGLLGAAFLLFILLTSNPFARVAQAPWEGRDLNPILQDPGLAIHPPLLYLGYVGFSVVFSFAAAALIGGRIDAAWARVARPWTLFAWIALTLGIAMGSYWAYYTLGWGGFWFWDPVENASLMPWIAGTALLHSAAVMEKREALKVWTIFLSILAFSLSLLGTFLVRSGVLTSVHAFASDPERGVFILAILVFFIGGALALFAIRAGSLPVGGLFSPISREGALVVNNLLLSASCATVVIGTLYPLALEALTGEKISVGAPFFNTVLIPIALPLALLMPIGQMLAWKRGDLGAAMQRLRVAFAVGVVGAAAFGAWYGTPFLSIVTAGIAIYLIVGGVTDIAQRVTYRAASSRSVFSRLLGLPLSAWGTSISHAGMGLTLLGLAATGWGVENILAMKPGDYYDVGPYKLGIEEVSPRQGPNYSEIYAVMAVRKGGETIATIEPAKRFYQARKMQRSEAGIVTLGLGQVYAAIGESHGDGTIDARLYWKPLVTLIWIGALVMAFGGVCSLADRRLRIGVARRAAAGALPEAAE comes from the coding sequence ATGATCGTCGAAACCGGACATTACGCGCTCGTCCTCGCGCTCGCGCTCGCTCTCGCGCAATTCGTCATTCCTTTCGCCGGCGCCCGCCTCAACGACGCGGCGCTGATGCGCGTCGCGCGCCCGACCGCCATCGCGCAGTTTCTTCTGATCGCGCTGGCCTATGGCGCGCTCACCTATGCGCATGTCGTCTCCGACTTCTCGCTCGTGAACGTCATCGAGAATTCGCATTCGCTGAAGCCCTTCATCTATAAAATCTCCGGCGTCTGGGGAAATCACGAAGGCTCCATGCTGCTCTGGGTGCTGGTGCTGTCGCTCTGCGGCGCGCTCATCGCGCTCTTTTCCTCGGCCATTCCCGACAAGCTGCGCGCCGACGCGCTTTCCGTGCAGGGGCTGCTCGGCGCCGCCTTCCTTCTCTTCATCCTGCTGACGTCCAATCCCTTCGCGCGCGTCGCGCAGGCGCCGTGGGAAGGCCGCGACCTCAATCCGATCCTTCAGGACCCCGGCCTCGCGATTCATCCTCCGCTGCTCTACCTTGGCTATGTCGGATTCTCGGTGGTCTTCTCCTTCGCGGCGGCGGCGCTCATCGGCGGGCGCATAGACGCCGCCTGGGCGCGGGTCGCCCGGCCATGGACGCTATTCGCATGGATCGCCCTGACGCTCGGCATCGCGATGGGCTCCTATTGGGCCTATTACACGCTCGGCTGGGGCGGTTTCTGGTTCTGGGACCCGGTCGAGAACGCCTCGCTCATGCCCTGGATCGCGGGCACGGCCCTGCTGCACAGCGCGGCGGTGATGGAGAAGCGCGAGGCGCTCAAGGTCTGGACGATCTTCCTGTCGATCCTCGCCTTTTCGCTGTCGCTCCTCGGCACCTTCCTCGTGCGTTCGGGCGTGCTCACCTCCGTGCACGCCTTCGCGAGCGATCCCGAGCGCGGCGTATTCATCCTCGCCATCCTCGTCTTTTTCATCGGCGGCGCGCTGGCGCTCTTCGCGATCCGCGCCGGCTCCCTGCCGGTGGGCGGGCTGTTCTCGCCCATTTCGCGCGAGGGCGCTCTGGTCGTGAACAACCTTCTGCTCTCGGCGAGCTGCGCGACGGTGGTCATCGGCACGCTCTATCCGCTGGCGCTGGAGGCGCTGACGGGGGAGAAGATTTCGGTCGGCGCGCCCTTCTTCAATACGGTGCTGATCCCCATCGCCCTGCCGCTCGCGCTGCTGATGCCGATCGGCCAGATGCTGGCTTGGAAGCGCGGCGACCTCGGCGCCGCCATGCAGCGCCTGCGCGTCGCCTTCGCGGTCGGCGTCGTTGGCGCGGCGGCCTTCGGCGCCTGGTACGGCACGCCGTTTCTTTCCATCGTCACCGCCGGCATTGCGATCTATCTCATCGTTGGCGGCGTGACAGACATCGCCCAGCGCGTGACCTACCGCGCGGCCTCGTCGCGTTCGGTCTTCTCGCGCCTCCTCGGCCTGCCGCTGTCCGCATGGGGCACGTCGATCTCGCACGCCGGCATGGGGCTGACGCTGCTCGGCCTCGCTGCGACGGGTTGGGGCGTCGAGAACATCCTCGCGATGAAACCCGGCGATTACTACGACGTCGGGCCCTACAAGCTGGGAATCGAGGAAGTCTCGCCGCGGCAGGGGCCGAACTATTCGGAAATTTACGCCGTGATGGCGGTGCGAAAGGGCGGCGAAACGATCGCGACGATCGAACCCGCCAAGCGCTTCTATCAGGCGCGCAAGATGCAGCGTTCCGAAGCCGGCATCGTCACGCTCGGTCTGGGGCAGGTCTATGCGGCCATCGGCGAGTCGCATGGCGACGGCACGATCGACGCGCGTCTCTACTGGAAGCCGCTCGTGACGCTGATCTGGATCGGCGCGCTCGTCATGGCTTTCGGCGGCGTCTGCTCGCTGGCCGACCGGCGCCTGCGCATCGGCGTCGCGAGACGCGCGGCGGCGGGCGCCCTGCCGGAGGCTGCGGAATGA
- the ccmE gene encoding cytochrome c maturation protein CcmE has translation MTRKGKRLTLIIGALAVLGLAAGLMLFALRDNIVFFYTPSELAQKQVAPGARLRIGGLVKEGSVVKSGKDVTFTVTDRTKDLDVAYTGLLPDLFREGQGVVVDGLLKPDGKFKADSVLAKHDERYMPRDVADALKKQGVWQGEKK, from the coding sequence ATGACGCGCAAGGGTAAGCGACTGACCTTGATCATCGGGGCGCTGGCGGTTCTCGGCCTCGCGGCCGGACTGATGCTGTTCGCGCTGCGCGACAATATCGTCTTTTTCTACACGCCCTCTGAACTCGCCCAGAAACAGGTCGCGCCGGGCGCGCGGCTGCGCATCGGCGGTCTCGTGAAGGAGGGCAGCGTCGTGAAGAGCGGCAAGGATGTGACCTTCACCGTCACCGACCGGACGAAGGACCTCGACGTCGCCTATACGGGTCTGCTGCCCGATCTCTTCCGCGAGGGGCAGGGCGTCGTCGTCGACGGGCTTCTGAAGCCGGACGGAAAGTTCAAGGCGGACAGCGTGCTGGCCAAGCACGATGAACGCTACATGCCGCGCGACGTCGCCGACGCGCTCAAGAAGCAGGGCGTGTGGCAGGGCGAAAAGAAGTGA
- the ccmI gene encoding c-type cytochrome biogenesis protein CcmI: MIWLVFALLTGAAVMAVLAPLAMRGEVMDASASDIAFFEEQIAEIEREAAEGRLDPAEAEAAKTEAARRLLRAEAAPRARAARSRKAALAAALLAIVAIPALALTLYWRLGNVGMPDMPLTARLDSAPDHNDLAGAVARIEQHLREHPEDGRGFEVVAPYYLRTGRGDDAINAYSQALKLLGPTAARHAALGEARMIVAQGTVTPEAKKDFEAALALEADNVVARYYLGVAAAQAGDKDKAIGIFEKMAAEAPEDAAYLKAVRGQLAMLRGEAEPAPPPAAAQGPASEQGKAIAAMPAQERQAAIRTMVDRLASRLEAKGDDVEGWLKLIRAYSVLAETEKAKKALADARKALAEKQDDVARIEALAKELNIGG, encoded by the coding sequence ATGATCTGGCTCGTGTTCGCCCTTCTCACCGGCGCCGCCGTAATGGCCGTGCTCGCGCCGCTCGCCATGCGCGGCGAAGTCATGGACGCCAGCGCCTCAGACATCGCCTTCTTCGAGGAGCAGATCGCCGAAATCGAGCGAGAGGCCGCCGAGGGGCGGTTGGACCCCGCCGAGGCCGAGGCTGCGAAGACTGAGGCCGCCCGCCGCCTGCTGCGCGCCGAGGCGGCGCCCAGGGCGAGGGCCGCGCGCTCGCGCAAGGCGGCGCTGGCTGCGGCGCTTCTCGCAATCGTCGCAATTCCCGCGCTGGCGCTCACGCTTTACTGGCGACTCGGCAATGTCGGCATGCCCGACATGCCGCTGACCGCGCGGCTCGACTCCGCGCCGGATCACAACGATCTCGCCGGCGCCGTCGCCCGCATCGAGCAGCATTTGCGCGAGCATCCCGAGGATGGCCGCGGCTTCGAGGTCGTTGCGCCCTATTACCTGCGCACGGGCCGCGGCGACGACGCGATCAACGCTTATTCGCAGGCGCTGAAGCTTCTGGGGCCCACGGCGGCCCGTCACGCCGCGCTCGGCGAAGCCCGCATGATCGTCGCCCAGGGAACGGTGACGCCAGAGGCAAAGAAGGATTTCGAGGCGGCGCTCGCGCTCGAAGCCGACAATGTGGTCGCGCGCTATTACCTCGGCGTCGCCGCCGCGCAGGCTGGCGACAAGGACAAGGCGATCGGGATTTTCGAGAAAATGGCGGCCGAGGCCCCGGAGGACGCCGCCTATCTCAAGGCGGTCAGGGGCCAGCTCGCCATGCTGCGCGGCGAGGCCGAACCCGCCCCGCCGCCCGCGGCCGCGCAGGGGCCGGCGAGCGAGCAGGGCAAGGCCATCGCCGCCATGCCGGCGCAGGAGCGTCAGGCGGCGATCCGCACCATGGTGGACCGTCTCGCGTCGCGCCTCGAGGCCAAGGGCGACGATGTCGAGGGCTGGCTGAAGCTCATCCGCGCCTACAGCGTGCTCGCGGAAACCGAGAAGGCGAAAAAGGCTCTGGCCGACGCCCGCAAGGCGCTGGCGGAAAAGCAGGATGACGTCGCCCGCATCGAGGCGCTGGCGAAAGAGCTGAACATCGGCGGATAG
- a CDS encoding DUF2721 domain-containing protein, whose translation MLINTPSIEQLSNVISEVTGPAFLLAAEAQLLAALVSRLDRIIDRSRSMGDQEAGDRESELRVLRRRADLMHRAIYWGVASCIVTSLLVIVSFAAAFFHIPHEYGAGLLFALAMAPFTAALIAFAREVRLGYWEIDAQPMLRRTPAGKSYPHA comes from the coding sequence ATGCTGATCAACACGCCCTCGATCGAACAGCTTTCTAATGTGATTTCGGAAGTTACCGGCCCCGCCTTTCTGCTTGCGGCGGAGGCGCAGCTCCTGGCGGCGCTGGTCTCGCGGCTCGATCGCATCATCGACCGTTCGCGGTCGATGGGCGATCAGGAGGCAGGAGATCGCGAGAGCGAGCTGCGGGTCTTGAGGCGGCGCGCCGACCTTATGCACCGCGCCATCTATTGGGGCGTGGCGAGTTGCATCGTCACCAGCCTTCTCGTCATTGTCAGTTTTGCGGCCGCGTTCTTCCATATTCCCCACGAATATGGAGCGGGCCTCCTTTTCGCTCTGGCGATGGCGCCCTTCACGGCCGCCCTCATCGCCTTCGCGCGGGAGGTGCGGCTCGGCTATTGGGAGATCGACGCGCAGCCTATGCTTCGCCGAACACCCGCCGGAAAATCGTATCCACATGCTTGA